In a genomic window of Thermosynechococcus sp. CL-1:
- the rplB gene encoding 50S ribosomal protein L2, whose translation MGIRVYRPYTPGVRQKTVSDFAEITTDKPEKSLTRGFKRDKGRNNRGVITSRRRGGGHKRRYRIVDFRRSSKLNVPAKVATVEYDPNRNARIALLHYRDGEKRYIIHPRDLTPGTEVIASPDAPIEVGNSLPLGKIPLGTSVHNVEITPGRGAQMVRAAGAMAQVVAKEGDMVTLKLPSGEVRLFRKECYATIGQVGNVEANNISLGKAGRNRWKGRRPKVRGSVMNPVDHPHGGGEGRAPIGRPGPVTPWGKPTLGYKTRKKKKLSDALIVRRRKKSSKRGRGGRQS comes from the coding sequence ATGGGCATTCGCGTTTACCGACCCTACACCCCCGGCGTTCGCCAAAAAACTGTTTCTGACTTTGCTGAAATTACCACCGACAAGCCCGAAAAGTCGCTGACCCGTGGCTTCAAGCGCGACAAAGGCCGCAACAATCGCGGTGTCATTACCAGTCGGCGGCGGGGGGGTGGCCACAAGCGTCGCTATCGCATTGTTGATTTTCGCCGCAGCAGCAAGCTCAATGTCCCCGCCAAAGTGGCAACTGTGGAGTACGATCCCAACCGCAATGCCCGCATTGCCCTGCTCCACTATCGCGATGGCGAGAAACGCTACATCATCCATCCTCGAGATTTGACCCCCGGCACCGAGGTTATTGCCAGTCCCGATGCCCCTATTGAAGTGGGTAACTCCCTTCCTCTGGGCAAAATTCCCTTGGGTACTAGTGTGCACAATGTGGAAATTACCCCCGGTCGGGGTGCGCAAATGGTGCGAGCTGCCGGCGCGATGGCACAAGTAGTGGCCAAAGAGGGGGATATGGTCACCCTCAAGCTTCCCTCGGGTGAAGTGCGGCTCTTCCGCAAGGAGTGCTATGCCACCATTGGCCAAGTGGGGAATGTTGAAGCCAACAACATCAGCTTAGGGAAAGCGGGTCGCAATCGCTGGAAAGGTCGTCGTCCGAAGGTGCGCGGTTCGGTCATGAACCCGGTGGATCACCCCCACGGTGGTGGTGAAGGGCGCGCCCCCATTGGTCGTCCCGGGCCTGTCACGCCTTGGGGTAAACCCACCCTTGGCTACAAAACTCGCAAGAAGAAAAAACTCAGCGATGCTCTCATCGTGCGGCGTCGTAAGAAGTCTTCCAAGCGGGGTCGCGGTGGTCGTCAGTCTTAG
- the rpsS gene encoding 30S ribosomal protein S19 codes for MGRSLKKGPFVADHLLRKIEALNERNAKEVIKTWSRASTIVPEMIGHTIAVHNGKQHVPVYITEQMVGHKLGEFAPTRNFRSHVKGDKKARH; via the coding sequence ATGGGACGTTCATTAAAAAAAGGCCCCTTTGTGGCGGATCATCTCTTACGCAAGATTGAAGCCCTCAATGAGCGCAATGCCAAGGAAGTGATCAAAACGTGGTCGCGTGCCTCAACGATTGTGCCAGAAATGATTGGCCACACGATTGCCGTCCACAACGGCAAGCAGCACGTGCCCGTGTACATCACTGAGCAGATGGTGGGTCACAAACTGGGGGAATTTGCCCCCACCCGCAACTTCCGCAGTCATGTTAAGGGCGATAAAAAAGCCCGCCATTGA
- a CDS encoding AAA family ATPase: MSAQSDLELLLRARYPLLYVATTEEERLEATLHTISNRLNQRPIYIWDFVEGYQGNPNDLGVAKRNPLSALEFVERLPPPAAAMILLRDFHRFIEDVAVSRKLRNLARQLKSQPKNLILLAPTVQLPPELRDVITVVEFPLPQREEIRLELVKLCQSLGRIPPEPILDELIRACQGLTLERIRRVIGRIIALHGMLDGSHVDLILEEKRQILRQTQILEFYPTQETIADIGGLDNLKEWLLRRGGAFSERARRYGLPYPRGVLLVGIQGTGKSLVAKAIAHQWHLPLLRLDVGRLFGGLVGESEARTREMIQIAEALAPCVLWIDEMDKAFAGIDGRGDGGTSSRVFGTIITWLAEKTSAVFVVATANNVQVLPPELLRKGRFDEIFFVGLPNVDERRAIFEVHLSRVRRDRLQNYDLERLAYETIDFSGAEIEQCIIEAMHLAFSQDRDFTTEDLLHAASEIIPLARTAREQVHQLQEWAASGRARFASRILSPPTGR, translated from the coding sequence GTGAGTGCTCAGTCTGACCTTGAACTGTTGCTGCGGGCACGCTATCCCCTGTTGTATGTGGCCACAACAGAGGAAGAACGCCTTGAGGCAACACTGCACACAATTAGCAATCGCCTGAATCAGCGCCCCATCTACATTTGGGATTTTGTCGAGGGGTATCAGGGCAATCCCAATGATCTGGGGGTCGCCAAGCGCAATCCCCTCAGTGCCCTTGAATTTGTTGAAAGACTACCGCCACCGGCAGCGGCGATGATTCTGCTGCGAGATTTTCACCGCTTTATTGAGGACGTGGCCGTCTCTCGCAAACTGCGCAACTTGGCGCGGCAGCTCAAGTCCCAGCCCAAAAACCTGATCCTGCTGGCTCCGACGGTGCAGTTGCCCCCGGAACTGCGGGATGTGATTACCGTTGTGGAGTTCCCTTTGCCCCAACGGGAGGAAATTCGCCTTGAACTGGTGAAGCTCTGTCAAAGCCTCGGCAGGATTCCCCCTGAGCCGATTCTCGATGAGTTGATCCGCGCCTGTCAGGGCTTGACCCTAGAGCGCATTCGCCGCGTCATTGGTCGGATTATTGCCCTCCACGGCATGCTCGACGGTAGCCATGTGGATTTGATCTTGGAGGAAAAGCGGCAGATCCTGCGGCAAACCCAAATTCTGGAGTTTTATCCCACCCAAGAAACGATTGCCGACATTGGCGGCCTTGACAATCTCAAGGAGTGGTTGTTGCGGCGTGGCGGTGCTTTTTCCGAGCGGGCACGGCGCTATGGGCTGCCCTATCCGCGGGGGGTGCTGCTAGTGGGAATTCAGGGCACGGGTAAATCCCTAGTGGCAAAGGCGATCGCCCACCAATGGCACTTGCCGCTGTTGCGATTGGATGTGGGGCGACTCTTTGGCGGCCTTGTGGGGGAATCCGAAGCGCGAACCCGCGAAATGATTCAAATTGCTGAAGCCCTTGCCCCCTGTGTCCTCTGGATTGATGAAATGGACAAAGCCTTTGCGGGCATTGACGGCCGAGGCGATGGCGGCACCAGTAGCCGCGTCTTTGGTACGATTATCACTTGGCTGGCTGAGAAAACCTCTGCTGTTTTTGTCGTGGCCACTGCCAACAATGTGCAGGTCTTGCCCCCGGAACTGCTGCGTAAGGGTCGCTTTGATGAAATCTTTTTTGTCGGACTACCCAATGTGGATGAGCGGCGAGCGATTTTTGAAGTGCACCTCAGTCGCGTGCGGCGCGATCGCCTGCAAAACTATGATCTAGAGCGGTTGGCCTATGAAACCATTGACTTTTCTGGGGCTGAAATTGAGCAGTGTATCATTGAGGCAATGCACCTTGCCTTTAGCCAAGACCGCGACTTTACCACCGAAGATCTGCTGCACGCGGCCAGTGAGATTATCCCCTTGGCACGGACAGCTCGCGAACAGGTACACCAATTACAAGAATGGGCGGCCTCCGGGCGGGCACGGTTTGCCTCACGGATCCTCTCTCCCCCCACAGGGCGTTAG
- the rpsC gene encoding 30S ribosomal protein S3, which yields MGQKIHPIGFRLGITQEHRSRWYADSDRYPELLQEDHRIRTFINKQLANAGIAEVRIERKADQVELQIRTARPGVVVGKGGQGIEELRKQLRQMLPSNRTIKVNVVEVNRVDAEASLLAEYITQQLERRVAFRRAVRQAIQRAQRAGIEGIKVQVAGRLNGAEIARTEWTREGRVPLHTLRADIDYAYRTARTIYGILGVKVWIFKGEVLPGQTEAVTREPSRRSPQRRLPQFENRSN from the coding sequence GTGGGACAGAAGATTCACCCAATTGGCTTTCGCCTCGGCATTACACAAGAACATCGCTCCCGCTGGTACGCCGATAGCGATCGCTATCCTGAGCTATTACAGGAGGATCACCGCATCCGCACGTTTATTAACAAGCAACTGGCCAACGCTGGCATTGCGGAAGTGCGCATTGAGCGCAAAGCGGATCAAGTGGAGCTGCAAATTCGCACCGCTCGTCCCGGCGTCGTCGTTGGTAAAGGCGGCCAAGGGATTGAGGAACTGCGCAAGCAACTGCGGCAGATGCTCCCTAGCAACCGCACGATCAAAGTGAACGTGGTGGAAGTCAACCGTGTCGATGCTGAGGCCAGTCTCTTGGCGGAATACATCACCCAGCAACTAGAGCGACGGGTGGCCTTCCGACGCGCCGTGCGCCAAGCCATTCAGCGGGCACAGCGAGCAGGCATTGAGGGGATCAAAGTCCAAGTGGCGGGTCGCCTGAATGGGGCGGAAATTGCCCGTACCGAGTGGACACGAGAGGGTCGCGTTCCTCTGCATACCCTACGGGCAGACATTGACTATGCCTACCGCACCGCCCGCACAATCTACGGCATTTTGGGCGTGAAAGTGTGGATCTTCAAAGGTGAGGTACTGCCGGGACAAACCGAAGCCGTAACACGGGAACCCAGTCGCCGCAGTCCCCAACGCCGCCTACCCCAATTTGAAAATCGCTCTAACTAA
- the tgt gene encoding tRNA guanosine(34) transglycosylase Tgt has translation MFEFVCQQDCAHTQARAGLFHTPHGAVATPRFMPVGTLANVKTLTPEHLKAAGAQMVLANTYHLHLQPGEDIVAAAGGLHRFMGWSGPILTDSGGFQVFSLSEMRQISDQGVVFRSPHDGQIIELSPERAIAIQEALGADVIMAFDECPPYPASREAVIQATQRTLHWLERCIAAKQRSDQALFAIVQGGVYADLRRECAAAMLPYDLPGYAIGGVSVGEPNSAMHEIVAVTAPLLPAHKPRYLMGVGTHLEMLRAIAAGVDLFDCVIPTRLARHGCAIVQGQRWNLKNARFRRDYEPLDPTCPCYTCTTFSRAYLSHLVRAKELLAYTLLSIHNVTELIRFTQAARQAILEERFVAFAAEWEQRLVVDAEEPDAALL, from the coding sequence GTGTTTGAATTTGTCTGCCAGCAGGACTGTGCCCATACCCAAGCGCGGGCAGGCCTGTTTCACACCCCCCATGGCGCAGTGGCAACGCCGCGTTTTATGCCCGTGGGTACTTTAGCGAATGTGAAAACCCTCACCCCAGAACACCTCAAGGCGGCGGGCGCTCAAATGGTTTTGGCCAACACCTACCATTTGCACCTGCAACCGGGGGAAGACATTGTGGCCGCAGCGGGGGGGCTGCACCGTTTTATGGGCTGGTCAGGGCCAATTCTCACGGATTCGGGGGGGTTTCAGGTCTTTAGCCTCAGTGAAATGCGGCAGATTTCCGATCAGGGGGTGGTGTTTCGTTCACCCCACGATGGTCAAATCATTGAACTGTCACCCGAGCGGGCGATCGCCATTCAAGAGGCCTTGGGGGCAGATGTGATCATGGCCTTTGATGAGTGCCCCCCCTACCCTGCGAGCCGGGAGGCAGTGATCCAAGCGACGCAACGCACACTACATTGGTTAGAGCGCTGTATTGCCGCCAAACAACGATCGGATCAGGCTCTCTTTGCCATTGTTCAGGGGGGAGTGTATGCCGATCTGCGGCGGGAATGCGCTGCGGCGATGCTGCCCTATGACCTGCCGGGCTATGCCATTGGTGGGGTGAGTGTCGGGGAACCCAACAGTGCCATGCACGAAATTGTGGCGGTGACGGCTCCCCTCTTGCCTGCCCATAAGCCACGTTATTTGATGGGGGTGGGAACTCACTTAGAAATGTTGCGGGCGATCGCTGCTGGGGTCGATCTCTTTGATTGTGTGATTCCTACCCGTCTGGCTCGCCATGGCTGTGCCATTGTCCAAGGGCAGCGCTGGAACCTGAAAAATGCCCGCTTTCGCCGCGATTATGAACCCTTGGATCCCACCTGTCCCTGCTATACCTGCACCACCTTTAGCCGAGCCTACCTGAGTCATTTAGTGCGTGCCAAGGAGCTACTGGCCTACACCTTACTCTCGATTCATAATGTGACGGAACTGATTCGGTTCACCCAAGCAGCACGCCAAGCAATTTTAGAGGAGCGATTTGTGGCGTTTGCGGCAGAATGGGAGCAGCGACTAGTGGTGGATGCTGAGGAACCCGATGCTGCGCTTCTCTGA
- a CDS encoding SH3 domain-containing protein yields the protein MKPVVRVLQWLLGTFLGLGLITLVAAAIITPLVFNLLWPPPRPKVEAQNSPPPTPPESSPNSPSPTPEPTPTPSPQPNSEGRVIYGDGLRLRDRPSREANALGGVAFDEVVTILERSEDGEWLKIRTANNLEGWVLAFGVQETTAQSPTSSETPQ from the coding sequence ATGAAACCAGTGGTGCGTGTGCTGCAATGGCTCCTAGGAACCTTTTTGGGTTTAGGTCTGATTACCCTTGTGGCCGCTGCTATCATTACACCCCTCGTCTTTAACTTGCTCTGGCCACCCCCCCGCCCCAAGGTCGAAGCACAAAATTCGCCACCGCCTACGCCACCAGAGTCGTCACCGAATTCCCCCTCACCCACTCCTGAACCAACCCCGACCCCCTCACCGCAGCCAAACTCTGAAGGGCGGGTGATCTATGGCGATGGTTTACGGTTGCGCGATCGCCCCAGTCGCGAGGCAAATGCCCTAGGCGGTGTGGCCTTTGATGAAGTGGTGACGATCCTAGAGCGCAGTGAGGATGGGGAATGGCTGAAGATTCGCACCGCCAACAATCTTGAAGGCTGGGTACTGGCCTTTGGCGTGCAGGAAACAACAGCTCAATCCCCCACCTCCAGTGAGACGCCCCAGTAG
- the rplD gene encoding 50S ribosomal protein L4 — protein sequence MVACVVKDWQGADSGEATLDLATAKPETASHIVHRALVRQLANARQGTASTKTRAEVRGGGRKPWRQKGTGRARAGSIRSPLWRGGGVIFGPKPRDYSQKMNRKERRLALRTALMSRVEDLIVVQDFADHLPRPKTKELVTALQRWGIEPEQKVLLLVEDIAEMVALSARNVPTLKLLRADQLNVFDLLYADRIVATTGAIAKIQEVYGD from the coding sequence ATGGTTGCATGTGTGGTTAAAGACTGGCAGGGTGCCGACAGTGGTGAAGCCACCCTTGATCTGGCGACAGCAAAACCTGAAACCGCCAGTCATATTGTTCATCGTGCCCTTGTGCGGCAGTTAGCCAATGCGCGTCAGGGAACGGCATCTACCAAAACCCGTGCTGAGGTGCGTGGCGGCGGTCGCAAACCTTGGCGGCAAAAAGGAACAGGGCGTGCCCGCGCTGGTTCGATCCGTTCTCCCCTCTGGCGGGGTGGCGGTGTGATCTTTGGTCCTAAGCCCCGCGACTACAGCCAAAAAATGAATCGTAAGGAGCGGCGACTTGCCCTGCGCACAGCCCTGATGAGCCGCGTTGAAGACTTGATTGTGGTTCAGGACTTTGCCGATCACTTGCCCCGTCCCAAAACCAAGGAACTGGTGACGGCGCTGCAACGCTGGGGCATTGAGCCAGAGCAAAAGGTGCTGCTACTGGTGGAAGACATTGCCGAAATGGTGGCACTCTCGGCGCGAAATGTGCCCACCCTGAAACTCCTGCGTGCCGATCAATTGAATGTTTTTGATTTACTCTATGCCGATCGCATTGTTGCCACCACTGGCGCGATCGCCAAAATTCAGGAGGTGTACGGTGACTAA
- a CDS encoding 50S ribosomal protein L23 has protein sequence MTKVQPRALADLIKRPIITEKATILLENNQYTFDVDRRATKPQIKAAIEELFNVKVTAVNTYHLPPKERRVGRFVGHRPRYKRAIVTLAPDSKIVLFPEV, from the coding sequence GTGACTAAAGTCCAACCCCGCGCCCTTGCGGATCTCATCAAGCGCCCCATCATCACAGAGAAGGCCACAATTTTACTGGAAAACAATCAATACACCTTTGATGTGGATCGGCGCGCCACCAAACCGCAAATCAAGGCTGCGATTGAAGAACTCTTTAACGTCAAAGTTACGGCAGTGAATACCTATCATCTGCCTCCTAAAGAGCGCCGCGTGGGTCGGTTTGTTGGCCATCGTCCTCGCTACAAGCGGGCGATCGTCACCCTTGCCCCCGACAGCAAGATCGTTCTCTTCCCCGAAGTTTAA
- a CDS encoding DUF2752 domain-containing protein, translating to MLRFSDAVLSRQERLSRWGFLGLTTAPLVGAALFNHTGTPPFLLCLFRATTGIPCPGCGLTRSFMAIARGNVEDALRMHLFGPVLFLAFTVAAILMAIELRTGRRLQHTPFRYINERIQNWWWLGVIYLGYYGLRLYSLFHTGEFYINPLKNIFLRS from the coding sequence ATGCTGCGCTTCTCTGATGCCGTTTTATCAAGGCAGGAACGCTTGAGCCGCTGGGGCTTTTTGGGACTGACCACAGCACCTTTAGTGGGAGCGGCACTCTTTAACCATACGGGGACGCCGCCTTTTTTACTTTGTCTTTTTCGGGCAACAACGGGCATTCCCTGTCCAGGCTGCGGTCTGACCCGTTCCTTTATGGCGATCGCTCGCGGCAATGTTGAAGATGCCCTGAGAATGCATCTCTTTGGCCCTGTGCTCTTTCTCGCATTTACAGTGGCCGCGATATTGATGGCCATTGAACTAAGAACCGGGCGGCGATTGCAGCACACCCCCTTTCGCTACATCAATGAACGCATTCAAAACTGGTGGTGGCTAGGGGTGATTTATCTTGGCTACTATGGTTTGCGGCTGTACAGCCTATTTCACACCGGGGAATTTTATATCAATCCCCTAAAAAACATCTTTCTGAGGAGTTAA
- the rplV gene encoding 50S ribosomal protein L22: MVSTSSPTARACAKYVRMSPHKVRRVLDQLRGRTYRDALIMLRFMPYRACEPITKVLRSAAANATHNLGLDPATLVISQAYADQGPCLKRFRPRAQGRAYQIRKPTCHITIAVAPQNTADES; the protein is encoded by the coding sequence ATGGTTTCTACCTCTTCTCCTACTGCCCGTGCCTGCGCCAAGTATGTCCGCATGTCACCCCACAAGGTGCGGCGGGTACTGGATCAACTGCGGGGTCGCACCTACCGCGATGCCCTGATTATGCTGCGCTTTATGCCCTATCGTGCCTGTGAGCCGATTACAAAGGTCTTGCGATCGGCGGCAGCCAATGCCACCCACAATTTAGGCTTGGATCCCGCCACCTTGGTAATTAGTCAAGCCTATGCCGATCAAGGGCCTTGCCTGAAGCGGTTTCGCCCTCGCGCCCAGGGCCGCGCTTACCAAATTCGCAAGCCCACCTGCCACATCACGATTGCTGTGGCGCCCCAAAACACTGCTGACGAATCGTAG
- the rplC gene encoding 50S ribosomal protein L3, with protein sequence MTVGILGTKLGMTQIFDEAGRSVPITVVQAGPCPITQIKTPQTDGYTAIQVAYGEVRQKNLSRPERGHLNKSQTPPMRHLREFRLEDASAYQLGQAITVDIFSPGQLVDVHGTSIGRGFAGYQKRHNFKRGPMAHGSKNHRLPGSTGAGTTPGRVFPGKRMAGRMGNTAVTIRKLQVVRVDAERNLILIKGALPGKPGALVSITPAKGVGRK encoded by the coding sequence GTGACAGTTGGTATTTTAGGGACAAAGTTGGGCATGACCCAAATCTTTGACGAGGCGGGTCGATCTGTCCCCATTACGGTGGTACAAGCGGGGCCGTGTCCGATCACACAAATCAAAACCCCCCAAACCGACGGCTACACGGCAATTCAAGTGGCCTACGGCGAAGTGCGGCAGAAAAACCTGAGTCGCCCCGAGCGCGGCCACCTCAACAAATCGCAAACGCCCCCCATGCGTCATCTGCGGGAATTTCGCCTTGAAGATGCCTCTGCCTATCAATTGGGTCAGGCCATCACTGTTGACATTTTTAGTCCGGGGCAGCTTGTGGATGTCCACGGCACCAGCATTGGCCGAGGCTTTGCGGGCTATCAAAAACGCCACAATTTTAAGCGCGGTCCAATGGCGCATGGCTCAAAAAACCACCGTCTGCCCGGTTCCACTGGGGCAGGAACCACCCCGGGTCGGGTTTTCCCCGGCAAGCGGATGGCCGGTCGCATGGGCAATACGGCAGTCACCATTCGCAAGTTGCAGGTGGTGCGCGTTGATGCTGAGCGCAACTTAATCCTGATCAAAGGGGCACTACCGGGTAAACCGGGGGCACTAGTGAGCATTACCCCCGCCAAGGGTGTCGGTCGCAAATAG
- a CDS encoding BLUF domain-containing protein: MRLHRLLYLSCATDGLSYPDLRDIMAKSEVNNLRDGITGILCYGNGMFLQTLEGDRQKISETYARILKDPRHHSAELIEFKAIAERTFINWSMRLVQLGEMDSDKIRHLRLKYSPAATFQPTSMTAEQCFHFLKELYEMSQGT, encoded by the coding sequence ATGAGATTACATCGCTTGCTTTATCTCAGTTGTGCCACAGATGGCCTGTCCTACCCGGATCTGCGGGATATTATGGCCAAGTCAGAGGTGAACAATCTCCGCGATGGCATTACGGGAATACTGTGCTACGGCAACGGCATGTTTCTGCAAACCCTAGAGGGCGATCGCCAGAAAATCAGTGAAACCTACGCCCGCATCCTCAAGGATCCCCGCCACCACAGCGCCGAACTCATTGAATTCAAGGCCATCGCAGAGCGCACCTTCATCAATTGGTCAATGCGTCTGGTGCAGTTGGGCGAGATGGACAGTGATAAAATTCGGCACCTGCGGTTAAAATACTCACCAGCAGCAACCTTTCAGCCCACCTCAATGACGGCTGAGCAATGTTTTCACTTCCTCAAAGAACTCTATGAAATGAGCCAAGGAACTTAG
- a CDS encoding bifunctional 2-polyprenyl-6-hydroxyphenol methylase/3-demethylubiquinol 3-O-methyltransferase UbiG, producing the protein MTISIHYVDPKTKAPLRKDHTAYYSETGSVYPIVNQIPRFVDSSQNYTQSFGLQWNKFSKTQIDDTDQKQSETRFFATTNWQPEELAGKSILEAGSGAGRFTRVILEKTSAYLWSFDYSEAVEANWQNNSDIAGGRLHLFQASIYDIPLPEASFDKVFCFGVLQHTPDFEESVKNLIKYAKIGAEIVVDFYPIKGFWTKIHAKYLLRPLTKKMSHQALLNLIEKNIDGLITLFDFLVKVKLGVLTRFLPIVDLRTIPSTVDQQKRREWAILDTFDMFSPEYDNPQRIKDVAAMFERHGAKVTFAGFVKSSAGTSAVVRGVRET; encoded by the coding sequence ATGACTATCTCCATTCATTACGTTGATCCCAAGACGAAAGCACCACTTAGAAAGGATCATACTGCGTACTATAGTGAGACGGGTTCTGTTTATCCAATTGTTAATCAGATTCCTAGATTTGTAGATTCAAGCCAAAACTACACCCAAAGTTTTGGTCTGCAATGGAATAAGTTCTCAAAAACACAAATAGATGATACAGATCAAAAACAATCTGAAACTCGATTCTTTGCAACAACAAACTGGCAGCCTGAGGAGCTTGCTGGCAAAAGTATTTTAGAAGCCGGTTCTGGTGCAGGTAGATTTACACGGGTTATCTTGGAAAAAACGTCTGCTTATCTTTGGAGTTTTGATTATTCAGAGGCGGTTGAGGCAAATTGGCAAAATAATTCTGATATTGCTGGCGGAAGATTACACCTATTTCAGGCGAGCATCTATGACATCCCTTTGCCTGAAGCCTCTTTTGATAAGGTGTTTTGTTTTGGGGTTCTACAACATACACCTGACTTTGAAGAATCTGTAAAAAATCTGATTAAATACGCAAAAATCGGTGCTGAGATTGTGGTTGATTTCTATCCGATTAAAGGTTTTTGGACAAAAATACACGCAAAATATCTTTTAAGACCCTTGACAAAAAAGATGTCACACCAAGCTCTGTTGAATTTGATTGAGAAGAATATCGATGGTTTAATTACGTTATTTGATTTTTTAGTGAAAGTTAAACTAGGCGTACTGACTCGATTTTTACCAATTGTTGATCTACGAACAATTCCTAGTACTGTGGATCAGCAAAAACGCCGTGAATGGGCAATTTTAGACACCTTTGATATGTTCTCGCCGGAGTATGACAATCCCCAAAGAATAAAAGATGTTGCTGCTATGTTTGAACGTCACGGAGCTAAGGTTACTTTTGCCGGATTTGTCAAATCAAGTGCTGGCACTAGCGCAGTGGTCAGAGGCGTTCGCGAAACTTAA
- a CDS encoding DUF177 domain-containing protein — MSDAHWLSIPDLLRLPAQTYEWRVDTGFPDLATLTPVQGMVTASHRYTYLEVSASVSTIVTLCCDRCLQYYNHRLVCTTTELIWLAETPASQPDDDLVETLPANGRIDLADWLYQQLCLALPYPQYCDPNCGGIHPPVPAEPPIDHRWAMLAQLQSVLERSEPSP, encoded by the coding sequence GTGAGCGATGCCCACTGGCTAAGTATTCCCGATCTACTGCGGCTGCCCGCCCAGACCTATGAGTGGCGGGTGGATACCGGTTTTCCAGACTTGGCAACGCTAACTCCCGTGCAAGGAATGGTGACTGCCAGTCACCGCTACACCTATTTAGAAGTTAGTGCCAGTGTGAGTACGATCGTTACCCTCTGTTGCGATCGCTGTTTGCAGTACTATAACCATCGCTTGGTGTGTACGACTACGGAACTCATTTGGCTTGCAGAAACGCCGGCGAGTCAACCGGACGATGATCTGGTGGAAACCTTGCCCGCCAACGGTCGCATTGATCTTGCGGATTGGCTCTACCAGCAACTCTGCCTTGCTCTACCCTACCCCCAATACTGTGACCCCAATTGTGGCGGTATTCACCCCCCTGTCCCTGCGGAACCCCCCATTGATCACCGCTGGGCAATGCTTGCGCAACTACAATCGGTTCTGGAGCGTTCGGAACCATCGCCGTGA